A single region of the Yersinia entomophaga genome encodes:
- the cobO gene encoding cob(I)yrinic acid a,c-diamide adenosyltransferase has product MSDDRHQQRQQRLKEKVDSRIAAAQETRGILIVMTGNGKGKTTAAFGTVTRAVGHGLRAGVIQFIKGEWPNGERNLLEPHGVEFQVMATGFTWDTQNKATDTAACQEVWQHGLRMLADASLDLVVLDELTYMVSYGYLTPEEVIQALNHRPAHQTVIITGRGCHRDLLELADTVSELRPVKHAFDAGIKAQQGIDW; this is encoded by the coding sequence ATGTCTGACGATCGTCACCAACAGCGCCAACAGCGGCTGAAAGAAAAAGTCGATTCGCGCATCGCGGCGGCGCAGGAAACGCGCGGTATTTTGATTGTGATGACCGGCAATGGCAAAGGTAAAACCACCGCCGCATTCGGTACTGTCACCCGCGCCGTTGGCCACGGCCTGCGTGCGGGTGTTATTCAGTTTATTAAAGGCGAATGGCCGAATGGCGAACGCAATCTGCTAGAGCCTCACGGCGTCGAATTTCAGGTTATGGCCACCGGTTTTACCTGGGATACCCAGAATAAAGCCACTGATACCGCTGCCTGTCAGGAAGTTTGGCAACATGGATTACGGATGCTGGCAGACGCCTCGCTGGATTTGGTGGTGCTGGATGAACTGACCTATATGGTCAGCTACGGCTATTTAACGCCGGAAGAGGTTATTCAAGCTTTGAATCATCGCCCTGCTCATCAAACGGTCATCATCACCGGACGAGGCTGTCATCGCGATTTGCTGGAACTGGCGGATACCGTAAGCGAGTTACGTCCGGTTAAACATGCTTTTGACGCCGGAATTAAGGCCCAGCAAGGAATCGATTGGTAA
- a CDS encoding BON domain-containing protein, giving the protein MKLFKTLSALCIAAVMALAVSACAPTAKTEGTGGYVDDTVITTKVKTALLGEKNLKSTEISVETFKGRVQLSGFVSSSQQADRAVQITRTVPGVKSVANDMRIR; this is encoded by the coding sequence ATGAAGCTATTTAAAACCCTTTCAGCCTTATGTATTGCCGCCGTAATGGCGTTAGCCGTATCCGCCTGTGCTCCGACGGCCAAAACCGAAGGCACCGGGGGTTATGTCGATGACACAGTGATTACCACGAAAGTAAAAACCGCGTTACTGGGTGAGAAGAACCTAAAATCGACTGAAATTAGCGTTGAGACCTTTAAAGGCCGGGTACAGTTGAGCGGTTTTGTCAGCTCCAGCCAGCAAGCTGATCGCGCCGTACAGATTACCCGCACCGTACCCGGTGTCAAATCTGTAGCAAACGATATGAGAATTCGATAA
- a CDS encoding YciC family protein, translating to MPITANTLYRDSFNFFRNQLAAILLLALLTAFITVMLNQAFIPDADQLLILNAGDTDIASSSTMGIREMVSQMTPEQQMVLLKVSAVATFSALIGNLLLVGGMLTLISAVSQGSRISALQAVGLSLPILPRLLLLLFICTLLIQLGLALFIVPGVVIAVAVCLAPVMVANEKIGVFAAMKASAKLAFANVRLVIPALMLWLAAKLILLYLAGHLAALPPAIATVVLSTLSNLVSALLLVYLFRLYMLLRKA from the coding sequence ATGCCTATCACGGCGAACACTCTGTACCGTGACAGTTTTAATTTCTTTCGCAATCAGCTCGCCGCCATTCTGTTATTGGCGTTATTGACTGCGTTTATTACCGTCATGCTGAATCAGGCGTTTATTCCTGATGCAGACCAATTGTTGATTTTGAATGCTGGTGATACGGATATCGCTTCTTCAAGCACCATGGGAATTCGCGAAATGGTGTCGCAAATGACGCCAGAACAGCAAATGGTGTTGCTCAAAGTCTCTGCGGTGGCGACCTTCTCCGCACTGATCGGTAATCTACTGCTGGTTGGTGGAATGCTGACGCTAATTTCTGCCGTCTCACAGGGCAGCCGAATCAGCGCATTGCAGGCGGTGGGGCTTTCCTTGCCGATTCTGCCGCGTCTGCTGTTATTGTTGTTTATCTGTACCCTACTGATTCAACTGGGTTTGGCGCTGTTTATTGTGCCGGGCGTGGTGATTGCGGTCGCGGTATGTCTGGCTCCGGTGATGGTCGCCAACGAAAAAATCGGCGTATTTGCGGCAATGAAAGCCAGTGCCAAACTGGCCTTTGCTAACGTGCGTTTGGTGATTCCGGCGTTAATGTTGTGGCTGGCAGCCAAGCTGATTTTGCTCTATCTGGCCGGCCACCTTGCCGCGCTGCCACCTGCCATTGCCACCGTGGTACTGAGCACCCTGAGCAATCTGGTCTCGGCACTGCTGCTGGTTTATCTGTTCCGCTTATATATGTTGTTGCGTAAAGCATAA
- the trpB gene encoding tryptophan synthase subunit beta encodes MMTRLNPYFGEFGGMYVPQILMPALVQLEEAFVSAQLDPEFQAQFHDLLKNYAGRPTALTLCQNLTEGTNTKLYLKREDLLHGGAHKTNQVLGQALLAKRMGKTEIIAETGAGQHGVASALACALLGLKCRIYMGAKDIERQSPNVFRMRLMGAEVIPVHSGSSTLKDACNEALRDWSGSYEKAHYMLGTAAGPHPYPTIVREFQRMIGEETKAQILAREGRLPDAVLACIGGGSNAIGMFADFIDEENVGLIGVEPAGHGIESGQHGAPLKHGRVGIYFGMKSPMMQTSEGQIEESYSISAGLDFPSVGPQHAYLNSIGRAEYVSVTDDEALEAFKALSRKEGIIPALESSHALAYALKMINAAPEKKQILVVNLSGRGDKDIFTVHDILKARGEI; translated from the coding sequence ATAATGACCAGACTTAACCCCTACTTTGGTGAATTCGGCGGTATGTATGTGCCGCAGATTCTGATGCCAGCATTGGTACAACTGGAAGAGGCTTTTGTCAGCGCCCAGTTGGATCCTGAGTTTCAGGCGCAATTCCATGATTTGTTAAAAAATTACGCCGGTCGCCCAACGGCCCTGACCCTGTGCCAGAATCTCACCGAAGGCACCAATACCAAGCTGTATTTGAAGCGCGAAGACCTGCTGCACGGCGGTGCGCATAAAACCAATCAGGTATTGGGGCAAGCCTTGCTGGCCAAACGCATGGGCAAAACTGAAATCATCGCCGAAACCGGTGCCGGTCAACACGGCGTAGCGTCGGCGCTGGCCTGCGCCCTGTTGGGCCTGAAATGCCGCATTTATATGGGCGCCAAAGATATTGAGCGTCAGTCACCGAACGTCTTCCGTATGCGCCTGATGGGTGCGGAAGTGATTCCAGTACACAGCGGCTCCTCTACTCTAAAAGACGCCTGCAACGAGGCGTTGCGCGATTGGTCTGGCAGCTACGAAAAGGCTCACTATATGCTGGGCACCGCCGCAGGCCCGCACCCTTACCCGACTATCGTCCGGGAATTCCAGCGCATGATTGGCGAAGAAACCAAAGCGCAGATTCTGGCGCGCGAAGGCCGTCTGCCCGACGCCGTTCTCGCCTGCATCGGCGGCGGTTCCAACGCCATCGGTATGTTTGCCGATTTTATCGATGAAGAAAACGTTGGTCTGATCGGCGTTGAACCCGCCGGTCACGGTATCGAAAGCGGTCAGCACGGCGCGCCGTTAAAACATGGTCGCGTTGGCATCTACTTCGGTATGAAATCACCGATGATGCAGACTTCCGAAGGTCAGATCGAAGAATCTTACTCTATCTCTGCCGGTCTGGACTTCCCTTCCGTCGGGCCTCAGCACGCTTATCTCAACAGCATTGGCCGCGCGGAATACGTTTCCGTCACTGACGATGAAGCGCTGGAAGCCTTTAAGGCTCTCTCTCGTAAAGAAGGGATTATCCCGGCGTTGGAATCCTCCCACGCATTGGCCTACGCCCTGAAAATGATTAACGCCGCGCCAGAGAAAAAACAGATTCTGGTCGTGAATCTCTCTGGCCGCGGTGATAAAGACATTTTCACCGTTCACGATATTTTGAAAGCACGGGGAGAAATTTGA
- a CDS encoding L-threonylcarbamoyladenylate synthase, whose amino-acid sequence MSQFFYIHPDNPQPRLINQSVDVLRKGGVIVYPTDSGYALGCRLEEKAAMERICRIRQLDGNHNFTLVCRDLSELSTYAYVDNTAFRLIKNNTPGNYTFILKATKEVPRRLMNDKRKTIGLRVPSNPIALALLDVLGEPLMSTTLMLPGNDFAESDPEEIRDHLGKQVDLVIHGGSLGQQPTTVVDLTESAPEVIREGAGDARPFR is encoded by the coding sequence ATGAGTCAATTTTTTTATATTCACCCGGATAACCCACAGCCGCGTTTAATTAATCAGAGCGTAGACGTGTTACGCAAAGGCGGTGTGATTGTTTATCCAACGGATTCTGGCTACGCGCTGGGCTGTCGTCTGGAAGAAAAAGCGGCGATGGAGCGTATTTGTCGGATTCGTCAGCTCGATGGTAACCATAACTTCACTCTGGTTTGCCGCGATCTCTCGGAATTGTCTACCTACGCCTACGTAGATAACACCGCTTTCCGTTTGATCAAAAACAATACACCGGGTAACTATACCTTTATTTTAAAAGCGACCAAGGAAGTGCCTCGGCGCCTGATGAATGACAAACGTAAAACGATAGGACTGCGCGTGCCGTCTAACCCTATTGCGTTGGCGCTGCTGGACGTATTGGGTGAGCCGCTGATGTCCACGACGCTTATGCTGCCGGGGAATGATTTTGCCGAATCCGATCCGGAAGAGATTCGCGATCATTTAGGTAAACAGGTTGATTTGGTGATTCACGGTGGATCCCTTGGCCAGCAGCCAACCACGGTTGTCGATCTGACCGAATCTGCGCCGGAAGTGATTCGTGAAGGGGCTGGCGACGCCCGACCTTTCCGATAA
- the trpCF gene encoding bifunctional indole-3-glycerol-phosphate synthase TrpC/phosphoribosylanthranilate isomerase TrpF: MQETILHKIVRDKEIWVAARKLHQPLSSFQHLVTPSQRSFYQALQGDNTVFILECKKASPSKGVIRENFDPAEIAGVYANYASAISVLTDEKYFQGSFDFLPLVSAAVTQPVLCKDFIIEEYQILLARFYQADAVLLMLSVLDDKRYRELAAVAHSLNMGVLTEASNEEELERAIKLGAKVVGINNRDLRDLSIDLNRTKQLAPRLPAGVTVISESGINTYQQVRELSQFANGFLIGSALMSEPNLNAAVRRVLLGENKVCGLTRPQDAAAAYSAGAVYGGLIFVGSSPRYIDMAQARAVISAAPLKYVGVFRDAKLETVQQSVEALALAAIQLHGNEDRDYIQKLRELLPASCQIWKAVSVGNSLPARDIPSVDRYVLDNGAGGSGQRFDWSVLNQQPLDNVLLAGGLNAENCAIAATLGCAGLDFNSGVEVAGAAGIKDPNKIAAAFQTLRAY; the protein is encoded by the coding sequence ATGCAAGAAACGATACTTCACAAAATTGTTCGCGACAAAGAAATCTGGGTCGCCGCACGCAAGCTACATCAGCCGCTGTCCAGTTTCCAACATCTGGTGACGCCAAGTCAGCGCAGTTTCTATCAGGCATTGCAAGGGGATAACACCGTTTTTATCCTGGAATGCAAAAAAGCGTCCCCCTCCAAAGGGGTTATTCGCGAGAATTTCGATCCGGCGGAGATCGCCGGGGTTTACGCCAACTATGCTTCGGCCATTTCAGTGCTGACCGATGAAAAATATTTTCAAGGCAGCTTTGATTTTCTGCCTCTGGTCAGCGCTGCGGTCACTCAGCCGGTGCTGTGCAAAGATTTTATTATCGAAGAATATCAAATTCTTCTGGCGCGTTTTTATCAAGCCGATGCCGTATTGCTGATGCTATCGGTATTGGACGACAAACGCTATCGGGAGCTAGCCGCCGTCGCTCACAGCCTGAATATGGGCGTACTGACCGAAGCCAGTAATGAAGAAGAGCTGGAGCGAGCAATTAAACTGGGAGCCAAAGTGGTGGGTATCAACAACCGCGACCTGCGCGACCTGTCTATCGACCTGAATCGCACCAAACAGCTGGCTCCACGTCTGCCAGCCGGCGTCACGGTAATCAGCGAATCCGGTATCAATACCTATCAACAAGTGCGGGAACTGAGCCAATTTGCTAACGGTTTCCTGATCGGCAGCGCTTTGATGTCAGAACCAAACCTGAATGCCGCAGTGCGTCGGGTGTTGCTCGGGGAAAACAAGGTTTGCGGCCTTACTCGTCCGCAGGACGCTGCAGCCGCCTATAGCGCTGGCGCAGTGTACGGCGGATTGATTTTCGTCGGCAGTTCCCCTCGCTATATCGATATGGCACAGGCCCGCGCCGTCATCAGCGCCGCGCCGCTGAAATATGTCGGCGTATTCCGCGACGCCAAGCTGGAAACCGTGCAGCAAAGTGTCGAAGCGCTGGCATTAGCGGCGATTCAGTTACACGGTAACGAAGATCGGGACTATATTCAGAAACTGCGAGAATTGTTACCGGCAAGCTGCCAGATTTGGAAAGCGGTTAGCGTCGGTAATTCCCTGCCCGCCCGCGATATCCCCTCTGTGGATCGCTATGTGCTAGACAACGGCGCGGGCGGCAGCGGCCAACGTTTTGACTGGTCAGTTTTGAATCAACAGCCGTTGGATAACGTGCTGCTGGCAGGCGGCCTGAATGCCGAAAACTGCGCCATTGCCGCTACGCTTGGCTGTGCCGGGCTGGATTTTAACTCCGGCGTAGAAGTGGCTGGCGCAGCCGGAATCAAAGATCCGAACAAGATTGCCGCTGCGTTCCAGACCTTACGCGCTTATTAA
- the ompW gene encoding outer membrane protein OmpW, with amino-acid sequence MKKVCLLLLAAATLAPSLASAHQEGDYIFRAGTATVRPNAGSDDVLGQGSFSADNNTQLGLTFSYLVTDNIGVELLAATPFRHKIGLGAMGNIAEVKQLPPTLMAQYYFGDKQDKLRPYLGVGLNYTTFFDQKFNNTGSEAGLTDLSVKDSWGIAGQAGLDYMVSENWMLNMSVWWMNIETDVKFKAAGQEHTINTRLDPWVFMFGAGYRF; translated from the coding sequence ATGAAAAAGGTATGTTTGTTATTACTGGCTGCGGCAACTCTGGCTCCGTCTTTGGCATCGGCTCATCAGGAAGGTGATTACATATTCCGTGCGGGTACGGCAACGGTACGACCAAATGCCGGTTCAGATGACGTATTGGGACAAGGTTCTTTCAGCGCTGACAACAATACCCAACTGGGCCTGACTTTCAGTTATCTGGTTACGGACAACATCGGGGTGGAATTACTGGCTGCGACGCCTTTCCGCCATAAAATTGGTTTGGGCGCGATGGGCAATATCGCTGAAGTCAAACAATTGCCGCCAACCTTGATGGCGCAATATTACTTTGGCGACAAACAGGACAAACTGCGTCCTTATTTAGGCGTAGGTCTGAACTACACCACTTTCTTTGATCAAAAATTCAATAATACCGGCAGCGAAGCAGGCCTGACGGATTTGAGCGTGAAAGATTCCTGGGGTATCGCCGGGCAGGCAGGTTTGGATTATATGGTCAGCGAAAACTGGATGCTGAACATGTCCGTTTGGTGGATGAATATTGAAACTGACGTGAAATTCAAAGCGGCGGGGCAAGAGCACACTATCAATACCCGTCTGGATCCTTGGGTATTCATGTTTGGCGCGGGTTACCGCTTCTAA
- a CDS encoding anthranilate synthase component 1: protein MQTVRPTLKLLTAEACYRDDPTALFHQLCGARPATLLLESAEITSKQNLKSLLVVDSALRITALGRQVSIQALSRNGAALLPLLDAALPEQVKIEERPIGRELTFPPINDMQDEDSRLQALSVFDALRQLLTLVETPADEREAMLLGGLFAYDLVAGFEDLPPLRQEQRCPDFCFYLAETLLVLDHQNRTARLQASLFTPDTEEQYRLQQRLKQLVQQMQQVPQPIPAVSVPEMALNCNQSDEEYCQVVSGLQQAIRAGEIFQVVPSRRFSLPCPSPLAAYQTLKDSNPSPYMFFMQDNEFTLFGASPESALKYDADNRQIEIYPIAGTRPRGRRANGELDRDLDSRIELEMRTDHKELAEHLMLVDLARNDLARICEPGSRYVADLTKVDRYSFVMHLVSRVVGALRHDLDVLHAYQACMNMGTLSGAPKVRAMQLIAQSEGTRRGSYGGAVGYLTAHGDLDTCIVIRSAYVEDGVATVQAGAGVVLDSIPQAEADETRNKARAVLRAIATAHQAKEIF from the coding sequence ATGCAAACAGTACGCCCCACATTAAAACTACTCACGGCTGAAGCCTGTTATAGGGACGACCCAACCGCCCTTTTCCACCAGCTGTGTGGCGCTCGCCCGGCAACGTTGCTGCTGGAATCCGCCGAGATAACCAGCAAGCAAAATCTGAAAAGCTTGCTGGTAGTTGATAGTGCGCTGCGCATCACCGCGTTAGGTCGTCAGGTCAGCATTCAGGCACTGAGTCGCAACGGCGCGGCGCTGCTGCCACTGCTGGATGCAGCATTGCCCGAGCAAGTAAAAATCGAAGAGCGTCCTATCGGCCGCGAGCTCACCTTCCCGCCGATCAACGATATGCAGGACGAAGATTCCCGCCTACAGGCGCTGTCAGTGTTTGACGCGTTGCGCCAGTTATTAACGCTGGTAGAAACACCGGCCGACGAACGCGAAGCCATGCTGTTAGGCGGTCTGTTTGCCTACGATTTGGTCGCCGGATTTGAAGACCTGCCGCCACTGCGTCAGGAGCAACGCTGCCCGGATTTTTGTTTCTATCTGGCAGAAACTTTGCTGGTACTGGATCACCAGAACCGCACCGCCCGTTTACAAGCCAGTCTGTTCACGCCAGATACAGAGGAACAATACCGTTTACAGCAACGCCTGAAGCAATTGGTGCAACAAATGCAGCAGGTTCCGCAGCCGATTCCAGCGGTGTCCGTGCCGGAAATGGCACTGAACTGCAATCAGTCCGACGAGGAATACTGTCAGGTAGTCAGCGGCTTGCAGCAGGCGATTCGCGCCGGAGAAATTTTCCAGGTGGTGCCTTCGCGCCGCTTCTCCCTGCCTTGTCCGTCGCCGCTGGCTGCCTATCAAACGCTAAAAGACAGCAATCCCAGCCCTTACATGTTCTTTATGCAGGACAACGAATTTACTCTGTTCGGCGCATCGCCAGAAAGCGCCTTGAAATACGACGCGGACAATCGCCAGATCGAAATTTACCCCATTGCTGGAACCCGCCCGCGCGGGCGTCGAGCCAACGGCGAGCTGGACCGAGATCTGGACAGCCGCATCGAGCTGGAAATGCGTACCGACCATAAAGAGCTGGCGGAGCATCTGATGCTGGTGGATTTGGCACGCAACGATTTGGCGCGAATTTGCGAGCCAGGCAGCCGTTACGTAGCGGATTTAACCAAAGTAGACCGCTATTCCTTCGTGATGCATCTGGTTTCCCGCGTTGTCGGCGCGCTACGACACGATTTGGACGTTCTCCATGCTTATCAGGCCTGTATGAATATGGGCACCTTAAGCGGCGCCCCCAAAGTTCGCGCCATGCAGCTTATTGCTCAAAGCGAAGGCACACGACGCGGCAGCTATGGCGGAGCAGTCGGTTACTTGACCGCGCACGGTGATTTGGATACCTGCATTGTTATTCGCTCGGCTTATGTCGAAGACGGCGTAGCGACGGTACAGGCCGGTGCAGGTGTCGTTCTGGATTCCATCCCGCAGGCCGAAGCCGATGAAACCCGTAACAAAGCGCGAGCGGTATTGCGCGCTATCGCGACCGCTCATCAGGCAAAGGAGATTTTCTAA
- the rluB gene encoding 23S rRNA pseudouridine(2605) synthase RluB has protein sequence MSEKLQKVLARAGHGSRREIEGIIQQGRVSVDGKVAKLGDRVEVAQSTKIRLDGRVLSITESEEAVCRVLAYYKPEGELCTRSDPDGRPTVFDRLPKLRGSRWVAVGRLDVNTSGLLLFTTDGELANRLMHPSREVEREYAVRVFGQIDDEKIKQLSRGVQLEDGPAAFRTISFQGGEGLNQWYNVTLTEGRNREVRRLWEAVGVQVSRLIRVRYGDINLPKGLPRGGWTELDLKATNYLRELVELDVETVSKLPVEKDRRRVKANQIRRAVKRHTEVAGRQQTAGRQGSARKGSTRQNAGNTPSASTPVSGRRGAPAKRGSK, from the coding sequence ATGAGCGAGAAGTTACAGAAAGTTCTGGCGCGTGCCGGTCATGGTTCACGCCGTGAAATTGAAGGGATCATCCAACAGGGCCGCGTCAGCGTTGACGGCAAAGTGGCAAAGTTGGGCGATCGCGTTGAAGTGGCTCAGTCCACCAAAATTCGCCTGGATGGCCGCGTTCTATCGATCACTGAATCGGAAGAAGCGGTATGCCGGGTTTTAGCCTATTACAAACCGGAAGGCGAGCTGTGTACCCGCAGCGATCCCGATGGCCGTCCAACGGTGTTCGATCGTTTACCTAAACTGCGCGGTTCCCGTTGGGTCGCCGTAGGTCGTTTGGACGTTAACACCTCAGGTTTACTGTTGTTCACCACCGATGGCGAGCTGGCAAACCGCCTGATGCACCCAAGCCGCGAAGTTGAACGTGAATATGCCGTACGTGTCTTTGGCCAGATTGATGATGAAAAAATCAAACAACTGAGCCGCGGCGTACAGTTAGAAGACGGCCCGGCCGCATTCCGCACCATCAGTTTCCAGGGTGGGGAAGGTTTGAACCAGTGGTACAACGTGACTCTGACCGAAGGGCGTAACCGCGAAGTTCGCCGTCTGTGGGAAGCCGTTGGCGTACAGGTCAGCCGCCTGATTCGCGTGCGTTACGGTGATATCAATCTGCCTAAAGGTTTACCGCGTGGCGGTTGGACCGAGCTGGATTTGAAAGCCACCAACTACCTGCGTGAGCTGGTTGAATTGGATGTTGAAACCGTTAGCAAGCTGCCGGTGGAAAAAGATCGTCGCCGTGTGAAAGCTAACCAGATTCGTCGGGCGGTAAAACGTCACACTGAAGTGGCAGGTCGTCAGCAGACTGCCGGTCGTCAAGGTTCAGCCCGTAAAGGCTCAACTCGTCAGAACGCGGGTAATACCCCCTCTGCGAGCACTCCGGTTTCAGGTCGCCGCGGCGCGCCCGCTAAACGCGGATCAAAATAG
- the trpA gene encoding tryptophan synthase subunit alpha: MERYQQLFKQLDARKEGAFVPFVQLGDPSPTQSLAIIDTLIAAGADALELGIPFSDPLADGPTIQNAALRAFAAGVTPTQCFEMLAEIRKKHPNIPIGLLMYANLVFNKGIDNFYQRCAEVGVDSVLIADVPFEESAPFRAAALRHGIAPIFICPPNASDDLLREISSHGRGYTYLLSRAGVTGAENRAQQPLNHLVDKLHEYHAAPALQGFGISDPEQVKASLDAGAAGAISGSAIVKIIENNLVQPAEMLAQLSRFVSKMKAATRR, encoded by the coding sequence ATGGAACGCTATCAGCAACTTTTCAAACAACTGGATGCACGTAAAGAAGGCGCATTCGTTCCCTTTGTGCAACTGGGCGATCCATCGCCAACCCAATCATTGGCGATCATTGATACATTGATTGCCGCCGGTGCCGATGCTCTTGAATTAGGCATTCCTTTTTCCGATCCTTTGGCCGATGGCCCAACGATTCAAAATGCGGCCCTGCGAGCCTTTGCCGCCGGAGTCACCCCAACCCAGTGTTTTGAAATGCTGGCGGAAATTCGCAAAAAACACCCGAATATTCCTATTGGCCTGCTGATGTATGCCAATCTGGTCTTCAACAAAGGCATAGATAACTTCTATCAACGCTGCGCAGAAGTCGGCGTGGATTCGGTATTAATCGCCGATGTGCCTTTTGAAGAGTCCGCCCCTTTCCGCGCCGCCGCTCTGCGCCACGGTATCGCGCCGATCTTCATCTGCCCGCCTAACGCCAGCGATGACCTGCTGCGGGAGATTTCTTCCCACGGCCGCGGCTACACTTACCTACTTTCCCGCGCGGGCGTCACCGGCGCAGAAAATCGGGCGCAGCAACCGCTCAATCATTTGGTGGATAAACTGCATGAATATCATGCGGCTCCGGCGCTGCAAGGATTCGGAATTTCCGATCCTGAACAGGTAAAAGCCTCGCTGGATGCCGGTGCCGCGGGTGCCATTTCCGGTTCGGCCATCGTGAAAATTATCGAAAACAATTTAGTGCAACCGGCAGAAATGCTGGCGCAGCTATCTCGATTTGTCAGTAAAATGAAGGCCGCCACTCGCCGTTAA
- a CDS encoding YkgJ family cysteine cluster protein, translated as MSAVINPCISCGACCAYFRVSFYWSEAGSEQGSVPNDLTEQITPFISCMSGTNCKSPRCVALEGDIGQQVACSIYPDRPTPCHEFSYSGENNQRNESCDRARAYYGLPPLPVEEFEQLAAEEIGSLLITGSQNAHNRV; from the coding sequence ATGAGCGCTGTTATCAACCCTTGCATTAGCTGTGGCGCGTGCTGCGCCTATTTTCGTGTTTCCTTCTATTGGTCCGAAGCGGGCAGCGAACAAGGCTCAGTGCCCAATGACCTGACTGAGCAAATCACCCCTTTTATTAGCTGCATGAGCGGTACTAACTGCAAATCGCCGCGCTGCGTCGCCCTAGAGGGTGACATCGGCCAACAGGTCGCCTGTAGCATTTATCCGGATCGACCCACTCCCTGCCATGAATTTTCCTATTCTGGTGAAAATAACCAACGCAATGAATCCTGCGATCGAGCCAGAGCCTATTACGGCTTACCGCCGTTACCTGTTGAAGAATTTGAGCAATTGGCCGCCGAGGAAATAGGTAGCCTGTTGATCACAGGGTCACAGAACGCGCATAACAGGGTATAA
- the rnm gene encoding RNase RNM, translated as MLALTDTTIEPTAFTLYDLHSHTTASDGLLTPSQLVARAASMRVGVLAITDHDTTAGLAEAAQAIDEQGLALRLINGVEISTLWENHEIHIVGLNIDISHPAICGLLQQQSDHRHQRAMEISARLEKARIPDAWAGANRLASGGQVTRGHFARYLVELGFASNVGQVFKKFLAKGKTGYVPAQWCTIEQAVEAIHQSGGQAVMAHPGRYDLSTKWLKRLLAYFAEQGGDAMEVAQCQQAPHERAQLAQYARDYHLLASQGSDFHQPCSWIELGRKLWLPAGVEPVWRDWPVEASHTEDTLNDEVEL; from the coding sequence ATCCTAGCTTTGACTGACACCACAATTGAACCGACCGCTTTTACCCTGTATGACCTCCATAGCCATACCACTGCCTCCGATGGGTTATTAACGCCCTCGCAATTGGTGGCGCGTGCGGCATCAATGCGCGTGGGGGTATTGGCCATAACCGACCATGACACCACCGCCGGACTGGCCGAGGCGGCGCAGGCTATAGATGAGCAAGGGTTAGCGCTACGGTTGATTAACGGGGTGGAAATCTCAACGCTGTGGGAAAATCATGAAATTCATATTGTTGGGCTGAATATCGATATCAGCCATCCAGCGATTTGCGGTTTGCTGCAACAGCAGTCAGATCATCGCCATCAGCGAGCGATGGAAATCAGCGCCCGTCTGGAGAAAGCACGTATTCCTGATGCTTGGGCAGGGGCGAACCGACTGGCCAGCGGCGGGCAGGTGACGCGCGGCCATTTTGCTCGTTATCTGGTGGAACTGGGATTCGCGTCGAACGTCGGCCAGGTATTTAAAAAATTTCTGGCGAAAGGCAAGACCGGTTATGTCCCGGCGCAGTGGTGTACAATAGAACAAGCGGTTGAAGCCATTCATCAGTCTGGCGGACAGGCGGTAATGGCGCACCCTGGCCGTTATGATCTTTCCACCAAATGGTTGAAACGGTTGTTGGCTTATTTCGCCGAGCAAGGCGGAGACGCAATGGAAGTCGCTCAGTGCCAGCAGGCACCGCACGAGCGAGCCCAGTTGGCGCAGTATGCGCGTGACTATCATTTACTTGCATCCCAGGGGTCTGATTTTCATCAGCCTTGTTCCTGGATTGAGCTGGGCCGCAAACTGTGGCTGCCCGCTGGGGTGGAACCGGTGTGGCGTGATTGGCCCGTAGAAGCCAGCCATACCGAAGACACGTTGAACGATGAGGTAGAGTTATGA